The following proteins come from a genomic window of Vallitaleaceae bacterium 9-2:
- a CDS encoding MmcQ/YjbR family DNA-binding protein yields the protein MEYSWIEKYCSEKQGAILEYKQEWQATKCMVGNKMFALQGKDKTDRPIITLKLLPEDGYFLREQYEDITAGYYMNKEHWNSVYLDGSVESEIIKDMIDKSYQLIFDALPKKTKKEILG from the coding sequence ATGGAATATTCTTGGATTGAAAAATACTGTAGTGAAAAACAGGGTGCAATATTAGAATATAAACAAGAGTGGCAGGCAACAAAGTGCATGGTCGGTAATAAAATGTTTGCATTACAGGGAAAAGATAAAACAGATAGACCGATTATTACGCTAAAGCTCTTGCCAGAAGATGGATACTTTCTCAGAGAGCAGTATGAGGACATAACTGCAGGATACTATATGAATAAAGAACATTGGAATTCGGTGTATCTTGATGGTTCGGTTGAATCAGAAATCATAAAAGATATGATTGATAAATCCTATCAGCTTATTTTTGATGCGTTACCTAAAAAAACTAAAAAAGAGATTCTTGGCTAA
- a CDS encoding aminopeptidase, with product MINQLNQKYEVRREEVEQQLITLQNQSKKKNDAIALYIQKSTELVLRSIAFEKEWSISFYDTHTLEQLKAINQEQNEELLPKNYVTSYANPDVCRDIFGEDLGKVLSYLYQKMRLTIPYAYEHRAVSIMWTAEVFVAIAKELLDEPTTSVDELVHIIKTHAMKDIEDKLRLNTYRAFDPNFDVYSQMVCQSTFADEKYLYKYGMYIGDNEYGLFEYFKKSDEATLQKMADTFTEAFIRGYERNEVDIKHKKTVQIAYQLGFEPVIARAVDNFKAYGLEPIVRYDLEGSLRPRLINTLANPQNYIDHRFDEALFVDASYYEGLMAHQKDIFDEFEALIKGYAGPAVMEVFGEKPFEPEMKETALRLSEEQQALKQKFTSDYQTLFNQYLPSSEWSFTINAYPLPSIGEQFEAIFDETIEVNTLDEAMYMEIQQTIIEALDMGESVRVTGRNDNRTQLVIQLNALDDVTKQTNFNNCTADVNVPVGEVFTSPKLEGTHGTLHVKEVYLNGLKYKDLAIEFVDGMMTDYTCKNYAEDEKNREYIRANITEPHNFLPLGEFAIGTNTKAYAMARKYNIEKILPILIGEKTGPHFAVGDTCYKQSEDVPVKNPDGREIVARDNSISCLRKTDREKAYFYRHTDITIPYDELDTIVVITHDKKEIPIIQQGRFVLEGTAKLNDPLDEIEV from the coding sequence ATGATTAATCAATTAAATCAAAAGTATGAAGTGCGAAGGGAAGAAGTTGAGCAACAACTAATTACCCTACAAAATCAAAGCAAAAAAAAGAATGATGCTATTGCGTTATATATTCAAAAAAGTACAGAATTAGTTTTACGTAGTATAGCATTTGAAAAAGAGTGGTCAATATCTTTTTATGACACACATACTCTGGAGCAGCTAAAGGCCATAAACCAAGAGCAAAATGAAGAATTATTGCCAAAGAACTATGTGACAAGCTATGCTAATCCAGATGTATGCCGTGATATATTTGGCGAAGACTTGGGTAAAGTCCTTAGTTATCTTTATCAAAAAATGCGTTTGACCATACCTTATGCATATGAGCACCGTGCGGTGTCGATTATGTGGACGGCAGAAGTCTTTGTTGCAATAGCAAAAGAACTCTTAGATGAACCGACGACTTCAGTTGATGAATTGGTGCACATAATAAAAACACATGCAATGAAAGATATTGAAGACAAATTACGCTTAAATACATATCGTGCATTTGATCCAAACTTTGATGTATATAGTCAGATGGTGTGCCAATCAACCTTTGCCGATGAAAAATACCTCTATAAATATGGAATGTATATCGGTGACAATGAATACGGATTATTTGAATATTTCAAAAAATCGGATGAGGCTACACTGCAAAAAATGGCAGATACTTTTACAGAGGCTTTTATTCGTGGCTATGAGCGAAATGAGGTCGACATCAAACATAAAAAAACTGTGCAGATAGCGTATCAACTTGGGTTTGAACCTGTTATCGCACGTGCCGTTGATAATTTTAAAGCCTATGGTTTAGAACCAATTGTTCGATATGATTTAGAAGGGTCTTTGCGACCAAGGCTAATCAATACACTTGCTAATCCGCAAAACTATATTGATCATCGTTTTGACGAGGCACTTTTTGTAGATGCATCCTACTATGAGGGGCTTATGGCACATCAAAAAGACATATTCGATGAATTTGAAGCATTGATCAAAGGCTATGCAGGTCCAGCAGTTATGGAAGTCTTTGGGGAAAAACCTTTTGAGCCTGAGATGAAAGAAACGGCGCTTCGCCTGAGTGAAGAACAACAGGCGTTAAAGCAAAAATTTACAAGTGATTATCAGACGTTATTTAACCAATACCTTCCAAGTAGTGAATGGAGTTTTACCATTAATGCCTATCCACTACCAAGTATCGGTGAACAATTTGAAGCTATTTTTGATGAGACGATAGAAGTGAATACATTGGATGAAGCTATGTACATGGAGATTCAACAAACCATCATAGAAGCGCTAGATATGGGAGAATCGGTACGGGTGACAGGACGTAACGATAACCGTACTCAATTGGTTATTCAACTGAATGCGTTAGACGATGTGACAAAGCAGACGAACTTCAATAACTGTACTGCAGATGTTAATGTCCCTGTAGGTGAAGTGTTTACATCGCCAAAACTTGAAGGAACCCATGGAACATTACATGTCAAAGAAGTATACCTTAATGGATTAAAGTATAAAGACCTTGCAATAGAATTTGTCGATGGAATGATGACCGATTATACATGTAAAAATTATGCTGAAGATGAGAAAAATAGAGAATATATTCGGGCGAATATTACAGAACCGCATAATTTTTTACCATTAGGTGAATTTGCGATTGGAACCAACACCAAAGCATATGCGATGGCACGTAAATATAATATTGAAAAAATCCTCCCGATTTTAATAGGTGAAAAGACTGGACCGCATTTTGCTGTTGGGGATACGTGCTATAAGCAAAGTGAAGATGTTCCGGTGAAAAATCCGGATGGTAGAGAAATCGTTGCCAGAGATAACTCGATTTCTTGTTTGCGTAAGACGGATCGAGAAAAAGCATATTTTTATCGACATACGGATATTACTATTCCTTATGACGAATTGGATACGATTGTCGTTATCACCCATGATAAAAAAGAGATACCAATTATTCAACAAGGACGATTTGTTCTTGAAGGAACAGCCAAACTTAATGATCCACTGGATGAAATCGAGGTGTAG
- a CDS encoding radical SAM protein, with amino-acid sequence MITNKKRTMNIPIFIPHLGCPNDCVFCNQRHISGEHHNVCDEQQLRQKIEAYLRTGGDHEDIEIAFFGGSFTGIDPKVQKFYLEIATEYVKQYGLKGIRMSTRPDYISEEILGFLKAYPVSAIELGVQSLEPKVLELSKRNHTVEDVYQAVRLIRETGIELGLQVMLGLPGDSKDSFEATIERLIQIQPKTLRIYPTLVITHTELEHLYMQGKYQPLLIEEAVTMVAQVLPKILEADIDIIRIGLQANEELNAGAFVAGPYHPAFGELVMDACAYEVFVHVVKTYHERIRLLDSPLLIGANQAIVQRLIGHKKVNKEKIEKFLKEYVGKAYRLQVRPELNAMEITLGDVQKEWVATFNRIGF; translated from the coding sequence ATGATAACAAATAAAAAACGAACGATGAATATACCGATTTTTATACCGCACTTAGGATGTCCCAATGATTGTGTGTTTTGCAACCAACGTCACATCAGCGGAGAACATCATAATGTATGTGATGAACAACAACTACGACAAAAAATCGAAGCCTACCTAAGAACAGGTGGTGATCATGAGGACATAGAGATTGCTTTTTTTGGAGGTAGCTTTACAGGGATTGATCCAAAAGTTCAAAAGTTTTATTTAGAGATTGCCACGGAATATGTCAAACAATATGGATTAAAAGGCATACGTATGTCAACACGACCGGATTATATCTCTGAGGAGATACTCGGTTTTCTAAAAGCTTATCCAGTAAGTGCCATTGAACTTGGAGTACAATCCTTAGAACCCAAAGTCCTTGAACTATCGAAAAGAAATCATACGGTTGAGGATGTATATCAAGCGGTTCGATTGATTCGTGAAACCGGTATTGAACTAGGACTGCAGGTCATGTTAGGGCTTCCGGGCGATAGCAAGGATAGCTTTGAAGCAACTATTGAACGCCTAATTCAAATACAACCCAAGACCTTACGAATATATCCGACATTGGTGATTACACATACAGAACTGGAACATCTATATATGCAAGGGAAGTATCAGCCGCTCTTGATCGAAGAAGCGGTGACCATGGTAGCCCAAGTGTTGCCGAAAATTCTTGAGGCAGATATTGATATAATTCGTATTGGGCTACAAGCCAATGAAGAACTTAATGCAGGTGCTTTTGTGGCAGGTCCCTACCATCCGGCTTTTGGCGAGTTAGTAATGGATGCTTGTGCCTATGAAGTATTTGTTCATGTTGTTAAGACGTATCATGAAAGAATTAGACTATTGGATTCGCCTTTGCTCATTGGAGCTAATCAGGCAATTGTTCAAAGGTTAATTGGACACAAGAAGGTGAATAAGGAAAAAATCGAAAAGTTTTTAAAAGAGTATGTGGGAAAAGCGTACCGTCTTCAAGTGAGACCTGAGCTTAATGCGATGGAGATTACCCTAGGTGATGTACAAAAAGAGTGGGTGGCAACGTTTAACCGCATTGGTTTTTAA